One genomic region from Clarias gariepinus isolate MV-2021 ecotype Netherlands chromosome 22, CGAR_prim_01v2, whole genome shotgun sequence encodes:
- the ogfr gene encoding opioid growth factor receptor yields the protein MEDELVCEYDSTWDTDDGDDLVPEHSTRRVCPDKNKKAKPGFWSNSSSRNLRAAKDMQTYRRGYPNLIDEDCSEDRMLNLKFYLNEIKSSPDDVSIETFHSEWKSDYKRLERVHSYIQWLFPLREPGVNYLATELTKKEIQAFQKNDEAKRRLVDSYELMLGFYGIQLADRQTGDVRRAENWRERFANLERNMHNNLRITRILKSLGELGFEHYQAPLVQFFLEETLVKKNLSSVKRSVLDYFLFAVRNKRKRRDLISYAFQHFEPKDKFVWCPRRIQKRLKKKAEAKRQESPSRNKRDGENREEDEPARMEGSSVDPEPKDEGSSVDPEPNDEGSSVDPEPKDDGSSTDMIPMNNGNHIDNGEMDVSAAETNTKSDEDEENVITPDTESTSFKSDQDMTQDKDVEETKNISLSQKGSSFGTQVSQSPKHTLKSSPRFERAGKLARTKESAPLRITDYAIGSGDAPSSPEKPGLHSETNGGEKTNGTDTAQLMETEPCCGNA from the exons atggAGGACGAGCTGGTGTGCGAGTACGACTCCACCTGGGACACCGACGATGGAGACGACTTGGTGCCAGAGCACTCCACACGCCGCGTGTGTccggataaaaataaaaaagcgaAGCCTGGCTTT TGGTCGAATTCCTCCTCGAGAAATCTGCGGGcagccaaagacatgcagacctACAGACGCGGCTATCCA AATCTCATCGATGAAGACTGTTCAGAAGACAGGATGCTGAATTTAAAGTTCTAcctaaatgaaataaagtcgTCTCCCGATG acGTGTCCATCGAGACGTTTCACAGCGAGTGGAAATCGGATTATAAAAGACTTGAACGAGTTCATTCCTACATCCAGTG GTTGTTTCCTTTGCGTGAGCCGGGGGTGAATTACCTGGCAACCGAGCTGACCAAGAAGGAAATCCAG GCATTTCAAAAGAACGATGAGGCAAAAAGGCGCCTGGTTGATTCCTACGAGCTCATGCTGGGTTTTTATGGCATCCAGCTGGCGGACAGACAAACCGGCGATGTGAGACGCGCCGAGAACTGGAGGGAGCGCTTCGCTAATCTGGAGCG GAACATGCACAACAACCTGCGGATCACACGCATCCTCAAGAGTCTGGGCGAGCTCGGCTTCGAGCATTACCAAGCTCCGCTCGTGCAGTTCTTCCTGGAGGAGACGCTGGTCAAGAAGAACCTGAGCAGCGTCAAGCGCAGCGTCCTCGACTATTTCCTGTTTGCTGTGCGCAACAAGCGCAAGCGCCGTGATCTCATCAGCTACGCCTTCCAGCACTTCGAGCCCAAGGACAAGTTTGTGTGGTGTCCCAGAAGAATCCAAAAACGCCTCAAGAAGAAAGCAGAGGCAAAGCGGCAGGAGTCACCAAGTAGAAACAAGAGAGACGGGGAGAACCGAGAGGAGGACGAGCCGGCGCGCATGGAAGGTTCGTCAGTGGACCCAGAACCAAAAGATGAAGGTTCGTCAGTGGACCCAGAACCAAATGATGAAGGTTCGTCCGTGGACCCAGAACCAAAAGATGATGGTTCTTCAACAGATATGATACCTATGAACAACGGCAACCACATTGATAACGGAGAGATGGACGTCTCGGCCGCTGAAACAAACACTAAGAGCGATGAAGATGAAGAAAACGTGATCACACCAGACACGGAGAGCACGTCGTTTAAATCGGATCAGGACATGACCCAAGACAAGGACGTCGAAGAGACCAAGAACATTTCATTATCTCAAAAGGGATCAAGTTTTGGAACGCAGGTCTCACAAAGCCCCAAACACACCTTAAAGTCCTCACCTCGTTTTGAACGAGCGGGAAAACTCGCCAGAACCAAGGAGAGCGCCCCTTTAAGAATTACCGATTATGCGATAGGTTCAGGAGACGCCCCAAGCTCGCCAGAGAAACCGGGTCTTCATTCCGAGACAAACGGCGGAGAGAAAACCAACGGCACGGACACGGCTCAGCTGATGGAGACCGAGCCCTGCTGCGggaatgcttaa